The genomic segment TTGTCGCTGGTGAAGATGAACAGCGTGTCGTCGAGATGCCCGGTCTCCTCCAGAATCTCATACAGCCGCTGCACGCCCTGATCGACGCGGTTGCAGGCCTGGTAGTACTCGGCGAGTTCCTCTTTGACTTCCTGCGTATCGGGCAGCCAGTCAGGCACATTCATATCTTCCGGCTTGAACAGATTGCGTTCGGTTTCCGGATACGGATTGTCGCGGTTGTTGAAGTTCGCGAAGTTTCCGGGCCCGCCGCCGCGATGCGGATCGGACGTGCAGAAGTAAAGGAAAAAGGGGCGGTCATCGTTCTGCTTGATCCATTTGGCCGCGTTCTCGGCCATGCCGACGGGATTCCGCGAGCCGCCCTTGATGCCCCCGTTCTCGTAGCTTTCAAAGTAGTACACGTCCCTCGGAGCGAGATGGTACTTGCCGATCGAGCAGGTGCGGTATCCGGCTTTGTCCAGATGCTGAGTGAGCGGCACAACCGTCTGATAGGTGCTGAAATGGTTGTAGCCGTGAGCGTGACCGTAGTGCCCGGTCGCATGATTCTGCAGGCCCGACATGATCACCGACCGACTGGCGGAACAGCTCGCCGTGGTCGCGTAGGCGCGGGTGAACTTCGTGCCTTCCGCGGCGAGTCGATCGAGCCCGGGGGATTTGGCGACCTTGTCGCCGTAGGCTCCGATCTGGAAACCGTGGTCATCGGCGATGAACAGGACGACGTTCTTCTGTGCGGCTTCAAGACTGCACGAGAGAACGAACGCCAGCAGCAACGTCGCGCACAGAGCACGAGTGAATAGAAACATTCGGAAGGCTTTCTATTGAAGGCGACGAGCTCGGCGAAAGTCGAAACTCGCGTGTCGCGGTCGAATTCGGAAACTTCAAGCCCGGACTCCCGGAATGGCTCCGGGGATCA from the Rubinisphaera margarita genome contains:
- a CDS encoding sulfatase family protein, producing the protein MFLFTRALCATLLLAFVLSCSLEAAQKNVVLFIADDHGFQIGAYGDKVAKSPGLDRLAAEGTKFTRAYATTASCSASRSVIMSGLQNHATGHYGHAHGYNHFSTYQTVVPLTQHLDKAGYRTCSIGKYHLAPRDVYYFESYENGGIKGGSRNPVGMAENAAKWIKQNDDRPFFLYFCTSDPHRGGGPGNFANFNNRDNPYPETERNLFKPEDMNVPDWLPDTQEVKEELAEYYQACNRVDQGVQRLYEILEETGHLDDTLFIFTSDNGPPFPGAKTNLYQPGANLPFIVRHPDQKKRGMTTDAVINWTDITPTILDFCEVTPGKYPPVQPGENDQPIRRKNEVQYKFHGRSFLPILEQEHPEGWDSTFLSHTFHEITMYYPMRVAIDGDYKLIFNIAHQLPYPNASDLFASPTWQSALKREEKTFGQKTIYDYENRPRFELYNIAEDPYEGKNLALDPEHQDKLKELQEKLQAWQKETKDPWELKWRYE